In a single window of the Veillonella sp. genome:
- a CDS encoding biotin transporter BioY, with protein MSSTVSKQGRITTRQLTMTALFVALIAVGAFIRVPLPNCPFTLQILFTTLAGIVLGSRLGAASVGIYIVLGLIGVPIFTSGGGPGYILQPTFGYLIGFMVGAYAVGRIAESMETLSFKRLLAGSILNLFIVYGLGMIYLYFIMNLYLGKPIGVEAVIITCFLIPVGPDIFLCAVAASLGKRIVKELHR; from the coding sequence ATGAGTTCCACAGTATCGAAACAAGGTCGCATTACCACCCGTCAATTAACGATGACAGCACTCTTTGTGGCATTAATTGCCGTAGGTGCTTTTATACGGGTACCATTACCAAATTGTCCATTTACATTACAAATCTTATTTACTACCCTCGCAGGCATTGTGTTAGGTAGTCGATTAGGAGCCGCTAGTGTTGGCATTTATATTGTATTAGGATTAATTGGGGTGCCAATTTTTACATCTGGTGGTGGCCCTGGTTACATTTTACAACCTACCTTTGGTTATTTAATTGGTTTTATGGTGGGTGCTTATGCAGTAGGCCGTATTGCAGAGTCTATGGAAACATTGTCATTTAAACGATTATTGGCAGGATCCATATTAAATCTATTTATCGTGTATGGCCTTGGTATGATTTATCTATACTTCATTATGAATTTGTACTTAGGTAAACCAATTGGGGTAGAGGCCGTTATTATTACATGTTTTTTGATCCCAGTAGGTCCAGACATCTTCCTTTGTGCCGTTGCTGCATCTCTTGGCAAACGAATTGTTAAAGAATTACATCGATAA
- a CDS encoding PepSY domain-containing protein yields MKNVKKVSKVLCAFGVSTVLLAGVVGAASNHAYNNNSNWNGVGSVAPSAQANYSVDYMGAVTVFQQNFPGASVKSISYDAKHNPYYEVEGYYNNREVEIKVDEATGQIVGKEVKRYAISHKTINVQNIIIPEVAETKALEKVGSDFQTMEWSVERENGRAVYKFDMTTGGDKKAEVKVDGMNGKVLSSKVKTTKY; encoded by the coding sequence ATGAAAAATGTTAAGAAAGTATCCAAAGTTTTATGTGCATTCGGCGTTAGTACAGTATTATTAGCAGGTGTAGTTGGCGCAGCTAGCAACCATGCTTACAACAATAATAGCAACTGGAACGGTGTTGGTAGCGTAGCTCCATCCGCTCAAGCTAACTATTCTGTTGATTACATGGGCGCTGTTACAGTATTCCAACAAAACTTCCCTGGCGCATCTGTTAAATCTATTTCCTACGATGCTAAACACAACCCTTACTATGAAGTAGAAGGTTACTACAACAACCGTGAAGTAGAAATTAAAGTAGACGAAGCAACTGGTCAAATCGTTGGTAAAGAAGTAAAACGTTATGCAATCTCTCACAAAACTATTAACGTTCAAAACATCATCATCCCTGAAGTAGCTGAAACAAAAGCTCTTGAAAAAGTAGGTTCTGATTTCCAAACTATGGAATGGTCCGTTGAACGCGAAAACGGCCGAGCTGTATACAAATTCGATATGACAACTGGTGGCGACAAAAAAGCTGAAGTAAAAGTTGATGGCATGAACGGTAAAGTATTGAGCTCCAAAGTAAAAACTACAAAATACTAA